In Drosophila simulans strain w501 chromosome 3R, Prin_Dsim_3.1, whole genome shotgun sequence, a single window of DNA contains:
- the LOC6727917 gene encoding uroporphyrinogen-III synthase, giving the protein MGDRNKQPVILLKVPSSDDFYGSALRRHNLDPIFITPSHFVFKNLKQLQAKLLVPHKYAGIIFASPRCVQAVNEALGKTALPSCWRALHNYSQGKNTHSAAWITFQNLPTLGDHAVNANNLCDLIVETFGPKRDLPLLMPCGNGVGQTLRLRLVAQGFRVDACEVYESRSHPDFVNQMRHALKFKRMETIVFFGPSSVRSSLEFFGNYNVSLKDRKLIAVGSGTRKAMEESGIQADGVVNAADVDHLINIIKT; this is encoded by the coding sequence ATGGGAGATCGCAACAAGCAACCGGTTATTCTGCTGAAGGTACCGTCCTCCGATGATTTCTATGGTTCGGCTTTGCGCAGGCATAACCTGGATCCCATCTTTATTACTCCCTCGCATTTTGTGTTCAAGAATCTGAAGCAATTGCAAGCCAAGTTGCTGGTGCCGCACAAATATGCCGGCATTATCTTTGCGTCTCCGCGCTGTGTCCAGGCTGTAAACGAGGCACTAGGGAAGACAGCACTTCCTAGCTGCTGGCGGGCGTTGCACAATTATTCCCAAGGCAAGAACACGCACAGCGCCGCCTGGATAACATTCCAGAATCTTCCGACTCTGGGCGATCATGCCGTAAATGCCAACAATCTGTGCGATCTGATCGTGGAGACCTTCGGACCCAAAAGGGATCTGCCACTGCTCATGCCCTGCGGCAATGGCGTGGGTCAGACACTGCGCCTTCGTTTGGTCGCCCAGGGATTCCGGGTGGATGCCTGCGAAGTGTACGAGAGTCGGTCGCATCCGGATTTCGTCAATCAGATGCGGCACGCACTCAAATTCAAGCGAATGGAAACGATTGTTTTCTTCGGACCCTCCAGTGTCCGCAGCTCATTGGAGTTTTTTGGGAACTACAACGTTTCGCTCAAGGATCGCAAACTGATTGCCGTGGGCAGTGGCACCAGGAAGGCAATGGAGGAATCTGGAATTCAGGCGGATGGAGTCGTTAATGCTGCTGACGTCGACCACCTGATAAATATCATCAAAACATAG
- the LOC120284991 gene encoding uncharacterized protein LOC120284991 — protein MKFLALFVCLLIALIAVKADPLSPSFQKCLDEISDAELCENFKDQFPEDAPAVPLDEFTFEAYSG, from the coding sequence ATGAAGTTCTTGGCTCTGTTTGTGTGTCTTTTAATCGCGCTAATCGCAGTTAAGGCAGATCCTTTATCGCCGTCTTTTCAAAAATGCCTGGATGAAATAAGTGATGCGGAACTGTGTGAAAATTTCAAAGATCAATTTCCGGAGGATGCACCTGCTGTTCCTCTCGATGAATTTACCTTCGAGGCCTATTCTGGATAA
- the LOC6727918 gene encoding protein FAM114A2, producing MAKNPKKDEDGGNDWAQSDEDDNWDDWGDDDDKFVHVEKEQQPEEKVPRKNDAKETVENQEKQETPRISAPATAPATSSSWGLWGGKLSSVLSTATEGLGTITTQVNQGLNQIIGVPDPEELARINVAEKAEKAAKASPEEHVDDEKESSAAFGLDFVTNLGSKVLNTGLDTLEGIGKKTMTILQDNDPKLMNKRKLLGLEANPPNLSAVLLEAKKDADQMEQSLQQMQLKRQKAQLRFEVLFENYCGLVHFEALEILSKESRLKLDTLLDAVSGNALAELQETINEVKELLELEDLDVESEGDYEAEELSERLAATIKDAELGIQFDDIANHWTQSLSWLTSEEATAADLEQAYAKSIHALSEACALEMCKLHKIAELLLVKPHHSTANEVDGVVNLCQQFNGHLQGLSHRFAAVLSGKSETEESKGRVSTFFSEMLSAVQFVEKAYKLFTPILQMGAV from the exons atggcgaaaaatccaaaaaaggATGAGGACGGCGGTAACGACTGGGCCCAAAGTGACGAGGACGACAACTGGGACGATTGgggcgatgacgatgacaaGTTCGTTCACgtggagaaggagcagcagccagagGAGAAAGTCCCAAGAAAAAACGACGCAAAAGAAACGGTGGAAAATCAGGAAAAGCAGGAAACTCCCAGAATTTCTGCTCCAGCAACAGCCCCCGCCACATCCTCGTCCTGGGGTCTGTGGGGCGGTAAGCTGAGCTCCGTGCTGAGCACCGCCACGGAGGGATTGGGCACGATAACCACCCAAGTCAACCAGGGGCTTAATCAGATCATCGGAGTGCCCGATCCCGAGGAGCTGGCTCGCATCAATGTGGCTGAAAAGGCGGAGAAGGCTGCTAAGGCGTCGCCAGAGGAACATGTCGACGATGAAAAAGAATCTTCGGCCGCCTTTGGCTTGGATTTTGTTACCAATCTGGGCTCGAAGGTCCTCAACACCGGACTGGATACACTCGAGGGCATTGGCAAGAAGACCATGACCATCCTGCAGGACAACGATCCCAAGCTGATGAACAAGCGGAAACTGCTTGGTCTGGAGGCCAACCCGCCCAATCTCAGTGCCGTGTTGCTGGAGGCGAAGAAGGATGCCGACCAAATGGAGCAATCCCTGCAACAGATGCAGCTGAAAAGGCAGAAGGCGCAGCTGCGTTTCGAAGTCCTTTTCGAAAATTACTGCGGCCTGGTGCACTTCGAGGCCCTGGAGATCCTCTCCAAGGAGTCGCGCCTCAAGCTCGACACCCTACTCGATGCGGTTAGTGGTAATGCCCTTGCAGAGTTGCAGGAAACGATAAACGAGGTGAAGGAACTGCTCGAACTGGAGGATCTGGATGTGGAGAGTGAAGGTGACTACGAGGCGGAGGAACTGAGCGAGCGGCTGGCGGCCACAATCAAGGACGCCGAGCTGGGCATTCAGTTCGACGACATAGCCAA TCACTGGACGCAGTCCCTCAGCTGGTTGACCTCGGAGGAAGCAACTGCCGCCGATCTGGAGCAAGCCTATGCCAAGAGCATCCACGCGCTGAGCGAAGCCTGCGCCCTCGAGATGTGTAAGCTGCACAAGATCGCCGAGCTGTTGCTGGTGAAGCCACATCACAGCACCGCCAACGAAGTGGACGGCGTCGTCAATCTCTGCCAGCAGTTCAATGGGCACCTTCAGGGACTTAGCCACCGCTTCGCCGCCGTTCTGAGCGGCAAGTCAGAAACGGAGGAGTCGAAAGGCCGGGTCAGCACATTCTTTTCCGAGATGCTATCTGCCGTGCAGTTCGTCGAGAAGGCCTACAAGCTATTTACACCCATTCTCCAGATGGGAGCTGTGTAA
- the LOC6727920 gene encoding intraflagellar transport protein 56, protein MILSRGKTDSASSRNASGGAGSGLGVGRQARKTPAPASLEDFIIRRDYTGARAFLEFANDDEDEEEGAHGSKQSQVDQWIAFCNFHLGDYQQALAQYKAIRQGSSTSDGKLDLNLAVCMFYLGLYEEAQQLMANAADNPLKQRLLFHLAHKLGNEEEWSQLQEEMQDSSSLEQQLSLASMHYMRAHYQEAIDVYKRVLVDNKEYQAINVYLALCFYKLDYYDMSQEVLDVYLSQHGDSTIAINLKACNRFRLFNGRVAEQEIKNIADNGTFGADLLRHNLVVFRNGEGALRVLPGLLNIIPEARLNLAIYYLKQGDVQEAHALMKELQPTSPHEYILKGVVHAALGQQLGSKEHIKTAQQNLHLVGSSATECDTIPGRQSMASAFFLYEQFEEVLVYMNSIRSYFVNDDVFNYNFAQAKCATGYYKEAEELLMQISDMDIKNQHTYCMILAKCHIHCGHPELAWNVFITRDTNAEAFILLQLIANECYKCAEFWVAAKAFDMLEKLDPSPENWEGKRGACAGVLFALCTKAQRGRPGGGISEVIGILRDSSNSQAEAMIKTIRKHISHFK, encoded by the exons ATG ATACTTTCGCGCGGAAAAACCGACTCGGCGAGCTCGAGGAACGCCAGCGGAGGTGCTGGCAGTGGACTCGGCGTTGGAAGGCAGGCGAGGAAGACCCCGGCACCGGCCTCCCTCGAGGATTTCATCATCAGGCGGGACTACACGGGAGCCCGGGCTTTTCTGGAG TTCGCcaacgacgacgaggacgaggaggagggtGCCCATGGATCCAAGCAGAGTCAGGTGGATCAGTGGATTGCCTTTTGCAATTTCCATTTGGGTGACTACCAACAGGCTCTGGCCCAGTACAAGGCCATACGGCAGGGTTCTTCAACTTCAGATGGGAAATTGGATCTCAACCTGGCCGTGTGCATGTTCTACTTGGGCTTGTACGAGGAGGCCCAACAACTGATGGCCAATGCGGCTGACAATCCGCTGAAGCAGCGACTCCTCTTCCATTTGGCCCACAAGCTGGGCAACGAGGAGGAGTGGAGCCAGCTGCAGGAGGAGATGCAGGATTCCTCGAGCTTGGAGCAGCAACTCAGCCTGGCGTCGATGCACTACATGCGTGCCCATTACCAGGAGGCCATCGATGTGTACAAACGCGTGCTGGTGGACAACAAGGAATACCAGGCCATCAATGTCTACTTGGCCTTGTGTTTCTACAAGCTCGACTATTACGACATGTCCCAGGAGGTCCTGGATGTGTATCTCAGTCAACATGGCGATAGTACCATAGCTATTAACCTAAAGGCTTGCAATCGATTTCGTTTGTTCAACGGTCGTGTGGCCGAGCAGGAAATCAAGAATATAGCCGATAATGGCACCTTCGGAGCGGATCTTCTGCGTCACAACTTGGTCGTTTTCCGGAACGGTGAAGGAGCATTGAGAGTCCTGCCAGGACTACTGAATATCATTCCTGAGGCTCGCTTGAATCTGGCCATATACTATCTGAAGCAGGGCGATGTCCAGGAAGCTCATGCTCTGATGAAGGAACTACAGCCGACTTCGCCGCATGAGTACATACTCAAAGGAGTGGTCCATGCTGCTCTGGGCCAGCAATTGGGATCG AAAGAGCACATCAAGACGGCACAGCAAAACCTGCATTTGGTGGGCAGCTCGGCAACAGAGTGTGACACTATACCTGGTCGTCAGAGTATGGCCTCCGCCTTCTTCCTCTACGAACAATTCGAGGAGGTGCTGGTCTACATGAACTCCATTCGCAGTTACTTCGTGAACGACGATGTATTCAACTATAACTTTGCCCAGGCCAAATGCGCCACAGGATACTAcaaggaggcggaggagttgCTGATGCAGATCTCCGACATGGATATCAAGAACCAGCATACCTACTGCATGATCCTGGCCAAGTGCCACATACACTGCGGTCATCCCGAGTTGGCTTGGAATGTATTCATCACCAGGGATACGAATGCAGAGGCATTCATCCTGTTGCAACTGATTGCGAATGAGTGCTACAAGTGTGCCGAGTTCTGGGTGGCAGCCAAGGCATTTGATATGCTGGAAAA ACTAGATCCCAGTCCGGAGAACTGGGAGGGCAAACGGGGCGCCTGCGCCGGAGTTTTGTTCGCCTTGTGCACCAAGGCACAAAGAGGTCGTCCTGGCGGAGGAATCTCAGAGGTCATCGGCATCCTACGCGACTCGTCGAACTCGCAGGCGGAGGCCATGATCAAAACCATTCGAAAGCACATCagtcattttaaataa
- the LOC6727916 gene encoding intracellular protein transport protein USO1 — translation MTGAKKRSGAALVDVVQSKAPKSSTVAQEKNSQIPTLWKKDHVKTQMFGRSNEKPSKKRAPLVAPRVQQSKTEAQTSQAVEKTKEDQTFAATVKMSKTSLKTSSKNDGELSADIQKLSPHTGIIIHSFIKQYNDSLKNLKKKDLVVSKKMRAIAMDSLKKKSENISLKEKLTNMELELDQLKTDLLEQQEKNAENIQKYTEINKKYTNCEQHYDKELEIIRACVEKKNSELRDAQSRISLQAQELNNMQQTNRELAGACKGYKTDLEEAEKAKSMILQELTGLKEMHEDLQLQFEDVSAQKENCEANILQLSSDLNAKMLACAELEVRIEQLPLEANKALSKLQSDLEASELQFVEQQRLTDQATKELELVRNEINTLKTLIEEKERRHVTLSDELTRMTERLSELADINESYLNELTETKLKHTQEIKQQADTYEIVVQELKESLNKASVDFTQLKSNSEKLHKETLLQVSQLQEKLTEMVSHRSNQEKLVKRLGNELQEKTHSFEEELKRQQEQLANQMQMKATEVESENKRNAVQIQKLKSELEDRNKAFKAQQDKLEFLISDHDKLKNATINLQAEKMEIESELSTAKVKFSEELQFQKDNLMKKVSELELEIKRKETELTELEREKNNEMAVLQFKMNRINCVIDQPVTTIKQLKDSKGPTKTESIPTKVQPENTDGFSGTTKKRNARRQKITTYSSDFDSGDDMPIVGNSLNGKRVKLCTPIKPQNNIDLFDMLKNSK, via the exons ATGACGGGCGCCAAGAAAAGATCGGGAGCAGCGTTAGTGGATGTGGTTCAATCGAAAGCGCCAAAATCAAGTACAGTTGCCCAAGAAAAAAACAGTCAAATTCCAACTTTATGGAAAAAGGATCATGTAAAAACTCAAATGTTCGGAAGATCAAATGAAAAACCATCCAAAAAAAGAGCTCCGCTAGTGGCTCCTAGAGTTCAGCAATCAAAAACTGAAGCGCAAACATCTCAGGCTGTGGAAAAAACCAAGGAAGACCAAACTTTCGCTGCCACCGTGAAGATGTCAAAAACAAGTCTAAAAACTTCTTCCAAAAACGACGGAGAATTATCGGCAGATATTCAGAAGTTGTCGCCCCATACGGGAATAATAATTCATAGCTTCATAAAGCAGTACAACGACTCGCTCAAGAATCTCAAGAAGAAAGACTTGGTGGTCAGCAAGAAAATGAGAGCCATCGCCATGGACTCGTTGaagaaaaaatcggaaaatatCAGCTTGAAGGAAAA GTTGACAAAtatggaactggaactggaccAACTGAAAACGGATCTCCTcgagcagcaggagaagaACGCAGAGAACATCCAGAAGTACACTGAAATCAACAAAAAGTACACCAACTGCGAGCAACACTACGACAAGGAGCTAGAAATCATAAGAGCCTGTGTTGAGAAGAAAAATTCAGAGCTCCGAGATGCTCAATCCCGGATTTCCCTGCAGGCCCAAGAG CTGAATAATATGCAGCAAACGAATCGTGAGTTAGCTGGAGCCTGCAAGGGTTATAAAACGGATTTGGAAGAGGCAGAAAAGGCCAAATCTATGATTCTACAGGAACTTACCGGTCTCAAAGAGATGCACGAAGACCTACAGCTTCAATTTGAAGATGTGTCTGcacaaaaggaaaattgcGAG GCAAACATTTTACAATTAAGCAGCGACTTAAATGCAAAGATGCTTGCCTGCGCCGAGCTTGAAGTTCGcattgagcagctgccattagAGGCCAACAAAGCTTTGTCGAAACTGCAAAGTGATTTAGAAGCCAGTGAATTGCAGTTCGTGGAGCAGCAACGATTGACTGATCAGGCCACAAAGGAACTCGAACTTGTTCGCAATGAGATAAATACGTTAAAGACGCTCATTGAGGAAAAGGAGAGAAGACATGTTACCCTAAGTGATGAACTAACTCGAATGACGGAGAGATTGAGCGAGCTGGCTGATATCAACGAAAGTTATCTCAATGAGCTGACTGAAACAAAGTTGAAGCACACCCAGGAAATAAAACAGCAAGCAGATACCTACGAG ATTGTTGTTCAAGAGTTAAAAGAGAGCTTGAACAAGGCTTCAGTGGATTTTACTCAGCTAAAAAGCAACAGTGAGAAACTACACAAAGAAACCCTTCTGCAGGTCTCCCAACTTCAGGAAAAACTTACTGAAATGGTGTCCCATCGCAGCAATCAGGAGAAGCTAGTGAAGCGTCTTGGTAATGAACTTCAAGAAAAAACGCACAGTTTTGAAGAAGAACTCAAAAGACAACAGGAGCAGCTAGCCAATCAAATGCAGATGAAGGCCACTGAAGTAGAGAGCGAAAATAAGCGCAACGCTGTTCAGATACAAAAACTCAAATCTGAACTCGAAGACAGGAATAAAGCTTTTAAGGCTCAACAAgacaaattggaatttttgatTAGTGATCATGATAAGCTTAAGAACGCTACTATCAATCTTCAGGCTGAAAAGATGGAAATCGAGAGTGAATTATCCACGGCCAAAGTTAAATTTAGCGAGGAATTACAGTTCCAAAAAGATAACCTAATG AAAAAGGTATCCGAATTGGAGcttgaaattaaaagaaagGAAACCGAATTGACTGAACTTGAGCGTGAAAAGAAC AATGAAATGGCCGTGctgcaatttaaaatgaatcgAATTAACTGCGTGATCGACCAGCCAGTGACCACAATTAAACAGCTAAAAGATTCCAAAGGGCCAACCAAAACTGAGAGCATTCCTACTAAGGTGCAACCGGAAAATACGGACGGATTTTCAGGCACTACCAAAAAGCGTAATGCTCGTCGTCAAAAAATTACCACATATTCCTCCGACTTTGATAGCGGTGATGATATGCCA ATCGTGGGCAACTCTTTAAACGGCAAACGTGTCAAATTATGTACGCCCATCAAGccacaaaataatattgatttgTTCGACATGTTGAAGAATTCTAAATAA
- the LOC27207191 gene encoding acylphosphatase-2, with product MSLFDKNTILVVTTLLLLALFKNLSVDSSEGHQESDHDYVMAGSAVAKQMFACDFEIFGRVQGVFFRKHTADMAKRLEVRGWCMNTRDGTVKGHLEAPLIKLTEMKNWLQNNTIPNAKITKAEFSPIQEIKDYTSTSFEIKR from the exons ATGTCACTATTTGATAAAAATACTATTTTGGTTGTCACAACTCTGCTTTTGCTAGctctatttaaaaatttaagcgTTGATAGCTCGGAAGGGCATCAGGAATCTGATCACGACTACGTTATGGCAGGATCTGCAGTTGCCAAGCAGATGTTCGCCTGCGATTTCGAGATCTTTGGACGAGTGCAAG GTGTGTTCTTCCGCAAA CACACGGCGGATATGGCTAAAAGATTGGAAGTTAGGGGCTGGTGCATGAATACCCGGGATGGAACCGTCAAGGGACACCTGGAGGCTCCTCTGATAAAGTTAACGGAAAT GAAAAATTGGCTGCAGAACAACACAATTCCCAACGCTAAGATCACAAAGGCTGAATTTTCCCCAATCCAGGAAATCAAAGACTATACGTCCACTTCTTTCGAAATAAAACGTTAA
- the LOC6727919 gene encoding uncharacterized protein LOC6727919 yields the protein MSSHEIKLENAYQKMIEQNIKSQLEKNGTMAALRSEMHVKILQMMRGQQKMSKVQPLTGGASGGSTQSEDHSLVKLINQMVMEFLDWFGYKHTLETLRMETGETVANRREMEQSLLIIPESKDFPLLAQLVMRDWKFGMQKGASKKLVQLPDPMKATPQRSRKLVQELKVMRAQKSEVNQDRLVQNNRKLITNNTFTKGLTPKSISTPPRSIKNENTKSYVDSSESDVLESDYSEEESEDSDAYKDIPDRQIFIDDLPPEGKYAPNHGEEGPFMGKQDQADERDNIPSSSRKQHFSRKPQTESSDSDDKPLNSGRNKVSRQDYWNSPRRVQLRSKNTLKSEDECDTHIRKVNLDSDYSSDED from the coding sequence ATGAGTTCGCATGAGATTAAGCTGGAGAATGCCTACCAGAAGATGATAGAACAGAATATCAAAAGCCAGTTGGAGAAAAATGGAACAATGGCGGCTCTACGGAGCGAGATGCACGTGAAGATCCTTCAGATGATGCGTGGCCAGCAGAAAATGTCCAAAGTCCAACCTCTTACCGGTGGAGCATCTGGTGGATCCACTCAATCAGAGGATCACAGCCTAGTCAAGCTGATCAACCAGATGGTTATGGAGTTCCTTGATTGGTTCGGCTACAAACACACCCTGGAAACACTTCGCATGGAGACGGGTGAAACTGTGGCCAATCGCAGAGAGATGGAGCAAAGTCTACTCATCATACCCGAGTCAAAGGATTTCCCACTCCTGGCACAACTAGTTATGCGCGATTGGAAGTTCGGTATGCAAAAGGGAGCTTCCAAAAAGTTGGTTCAGCTGCCTGATCCTATGAAGGCCACTCCGCAAAGGAGTCGGAAATTGGTACAGGAACTAAAAGTTATGAGAGCCCAAAAATCAGAAGTTAACCAAGACAGACTAGTTCAAAACAATCGAAAACTCATCACTAATAATACGTTCACAAAAGGACTCACACCCAAGAGCATTAGTACTCCACCTCGTTCGATCAAGAACGAGAATACGAAGTCATACGTGGATAGTTCTGAATCCGATGTCCTGGAATCGGATTACAGCGAAGAAGAGTCGGAGGACAGTGATGCATACAAGGACATACCCGATAGACAGATCTTTATCGATGACTTGCCACCAGAGGGAAAATATGCCCCAAACCATGGAGAGGAAGGTCCTTTTATGGGCAAACAAGATCAGGCAGATGAACGCGACAATATTCCGAGCTCATCGAGGAAGCAACATTTTTCAAGGAAGCCACAAACTGAAAGTTCCGATTCTGATGATAAGCCTTTGAATAGTGGAAGGAATAAAGTTTCAAGGCAGGACTATTGGAATTCCCCACGAAGAGTGCAACTACGGAGCAAAAATACCTTAAAATCGGAGGATGAATGTGATACCCACATAAGAAAAGTCAATTTAGACAGCGATTACAGCTCGGATGAAGATTGA